One genomic segment of Mytilus trossulus isolate FHL-02 chromosome 4, PNRI_Mtr1.1.1.hap1, whole genome shotgun sequence includes these proteins:
- the LOC134716665 gene encoding uncharacterized protein LOC134716665 yields the protein MTSTEEDKLIEDVYYNLQNGAAYAGPQKIYEVLKKKKKNPPGLYKIRKWLQSKDDYTLQKPIRRRFKTPRIVVTEPLEMFDADLATLSSISSFNDNFQHLLIVIDCFSRYLWVEALQTKTGNEVLKAFQKIFERSNFPKKLRTDSGGEFSFTGLKRFLKSKNVYHHFALNSTIKASLAERVILTLKRNIFRFLTKERTNRYIDKLQDFVASYNNTPHSSLGNIAPSNIDDEKDQKGWLENKKDRELRRRIR from the exons ATGACTTCTACAGAAGAGGACAAATTGATTGAAGACGTCTACTATAATTTACAGAATGGAGCAGCATATGCAGGTCCGCAGAAGATTTACGAGgttttgaagaaaaagaaaaagaatccACCGGgactttataaaataagaaaatggtTACAAAGCAAAGATGACTATACGCTTCAAAAACCCATTCGAAGACGATTTAAGACTCCCAGAATAGTTGTGACAGAACCATTGGAAATGTTTGACGCCGACCTTGCAACTTTAAGTTCAATTTCTTCCTTTAACGACAACTTTCAACACTTGTTAATCGTTATTGATTGTTTTAGTCGTTATCTATGGGTGGAAGCATTGCAAACTAAAACAGGGAATGAAGTGTTAAAAGcgtttcaaaaaatatttgaacgaAGCAACTTCCCGAAGAAGTTAAGGACAGATTCGGGCGGTGAATTTTCCTTTACAGGTCTAAAGCGGTTTTTGAAGAGCAAGAATGTCTACCATCATTTTGCTTTAAACTCTACAATTAAGGCCAGTCTCGCTGAACGTGTGATATTGACgctgaaaagaaatatttttcgaTTTCTAACGAAAGAAAGAACTAATCGTTATATAGACAAATTACAGGATTTTGTTGCCAGCTATAATAACACTCCTCATTCTTCCCTGGGAAATATTGCTCCCTCAAATATTGATGATGAAAAAGATCAAA AGGGGTGGTTGGAGAACAAAAAAGACAGAGAGCTCCGAAGAAGAATCAGATGA